One Mesorhizobium sp. J428 DNA segment encodes these proteins:
- a CDS encoding replication initiator protein A, which produces MKRRRLITSTERARLDPFIVATGDASPRDQRDLMERPFFSLAKAKRIAPILYEAGGVRVEVFAVPEHGMATIWDADVLIWAASQIVEAENLGFKTSRFLRFTPYQLLTSIGRKTGQRDYKLLKGALTRLQSTVIRTTIRQGEHWRRHQFSWINEWEECVTRDGRVEGMEFVLPDWFYRGVTDRSLVLTIDPAYFRLTGGIERWLYRVARKHAGRQPRGWIFEFAHLHEKSGSLMRVSDFALQLRRIVPRQPLPGYRLHIERKGRRELLRILPAKPSAVPVDDAVDAVGTSHASGIGISHAGPSGLRTQRSQLSLWPETTIPDLNLDSNRESNSYVARSDVENTVAAAINGLLRKTSGARPTGSDAAHPSRLPLGRKPGGAR; this is translated from the coding sequence ATGAAGCGGCGTCGCCTCATCACCTCGACCGAGCGGGCCAGGCTCGATCCCTTCATCGTTGCGACCGGCGATGCCAGTCCGCGCGACCAGCGCGATCTCATGGAGCGGCCGTTCTTCTCGCTCGCCAAGGCCAAGCGCATCGCACCGATCCTCTATGAGGCCGGCGGCGTCCGCGTCGAGGTCTTCGCCGTGCCCGAGCACGGCATGGCGACCATTTGGGATGCCGACGTGCTGATCTGGGCCGCCTCGCAGATCGTCGAGGCCGAAAATCTTGGCTTCAAGACCTCCCGCTTCCTGCGTTTCACACCCTATCAGCTCCTGACATCGATCGGCCGCAAAACCGGCCAGCGCGACTACAAGCTGCTGAAAGGCGCGCTCACCCGCCTGCAATCGACCGTCATCCGCACCACCATCCGCCAAGGCGAGCATTGGCGCCGCCACCAATTCTCCTGGATCAACGAATGGGAGGAATGCGTCACGCGCGACGGCCGCGTCGAGGGCATGGAGTTCGTGCTGCCCGACTGGTTCTATCGCGGCGTCACCGACCGCTCGCTGGTGCTCACCATCGACCCGGCCTATTTCCGGCTGACGGGCGGTATCGAACGCTGGCTCTACCGTGTCGCGCGCAAGCATGCCGGCCGCCAGCCACGGGGTTGGATTTTCGAGTTCGCCCATCTCCACGAAAAGTCCGGCAGCCTCATGCGCGTCTCCGACTTCGCGCTCCAGCTCCGGCGCATCGTCCCGCGCCAGCCGCTGCCCGGCTACCGCCTGCACATCGAGCGCAAAGGCCGCCGCGAGCTGCTGCGCATCCTGCCGGCGAAGCCATCCGCCGTACCTGTGGACGACGCTGTGGACGCGGTCGGGACTTCGCACGCAAGCGGTATCGGGATTTCGCACGCGGGACCATCGGGACTTCGCACGCAGAGATCGCAGTTAAGTCTCTGGCCGGAAACGACGATTCCGGATCTTAACTTAGACTCTAACAGAGAATCTAACTCTTATGTTGCGCGCAGCGATGTGGAAAACACCGTCGCTGCCGCCATCAACGGTCTCCTCCGAAAGACATCCGGGGCGCGCCCAACCGGCAGCGACGCCGCTCACCCATCGCGACTCCCCCTCGGGCGCAAGCCGGGAGGGGCACGATGA
- a CDS encoding AlpA family transcriptional regulator, which yields MSPNLAGLPPRFLRTPEAARFLGLSGRTLEKHRTYGTGPAYRKLGGRVVYAIEDLQAWADRGAVTSTSDPRGSVLPAKRHEPMPAAHAGRNRR from the coding sequence ATGTCACCCAATCTCGCCGGCTTGCCGCCGCGCTTTCTCAGAACTCCCGAAGCCGCGCGTTTCCTCGGCCTCTCCGGCCGGACGCTGGAAAAGCACCGCACCTATGGAACCGGCCCGGCCTATCGCAAGCTCGGCGGCCGCGTCGTCTATGCGATCGAGGATCTCCAGGCCTGGGCCGATCGGGGCGCCGTCACCTCCACCTCCGACCCGCGCGGGTCTGTGCTGCCCGCCAAGCGCCATGAACCGATGCCGGCGGCCCACGCCGGCCGCAACCGTCGCTGA
- a CDS encoding DUF2285 domain-containing protein, giving the protein MLKSLLGRAVPADTRLTSQQRRRIRHMLQAVDGRMNGATYREIANVIYGVSRVASDPWKSSALRDATMDLVKDALAMIAGGYRVLLRHRRRS; this is encoded by the coding sequence CTGCTCAAATCCCTGCTTGGCCGCGCCGTGCCCGCAGATACCCGCCTGACCAGCCAGCAGCGCCGGCGCATCCGCCACATGCTACAAGCGGTCGACGGGCGCATGAACGGCGCGACCTACCGTGAGATCGCAAACGTCATTTACGGCGTGTCCCGCGTTGCATCCGATCCCTGGAAGTCCTCGGCGCTGCGCGACGCGACCATGGACCTTGTCAAGGATGCCCTCGCCATGATCGCCGGGGGCTATCGCGTTCTCCTGCGCCATCGCCGCCGATCCTGA
- a CDS encoding transcriptional regulator domain-containing protein has product MIPDISRWRSTSTYDYLDDLVSPDLGWEWLRRNGDYQRDYAETRRPACDLRELTNRVRKRWGLQFRRPSIAQRH; this is encoded by the coding sequence ATGATCCCTGACATATCCCGGTGGCGGTCGACATCGACCTACGACTATCTCGACGATCTCGTATCGCCCGATCTCGGCTGGGAATGGCTGCGGCGCAATGGCGACTATCAGCGCGACTATGCCGAGACCAGGCGTCCGGCGTGCGATCTCCGGGAATTGACGAACCGGGTGCGGAAACGCTGGGGGTTGCAATTTCGTCGCCCGTCCATCGCTCAACGCCACTGA
- a CDS encoding helix-turn-helix transcriptional regulator, with amino-acid sequence MITARQTRAARALLGWTQETLAEKALVSLTALKRLESESGLKVYETTRDQVRRAFEANGIVFLNSDQGEGVMFVRAKIDSRK; translated from the coding sequence ATGATCACCGCCCGACAGACGCGGGCCGCACGCGCGTTGCTTGGTTGGACGCAGGAGACGCTCGCTGAAAAGGCCTTGGTATCCCTGACCGCGTTGAAGCGCCTCGAGTCCGAGAGCGGACTCAAGGTGTATGAGACGACGCGCGATCAGGTGCGCCGGGCGTTCGAGGCCAATGGCATCGTCTTCCTCAACTCCGACCAAGGAGAAGGGGTGATGTTCGTTCGTGCGAAAATCGACAGCCGAAAATAG
- a CDS encoding DUF736 domain-containing protein, which yields MATIGTFKKTGNEYTGEIVTLNVQAKNVRIVPETNQTSENAPSHRVLVGRAEIGAAWSKQSNEGRDYLGLKLDDPSFTAPIYANLFDDEDGGFSLIWSRPTRRNGD from the coding sequence ATGGCGACCATCGGCACCTTCAAGAAGACCGGCAACGAATACACCGGCGAAATCGTCACCCTCAATGTGCAGGCCAAGAACGTCCGCATCGTCCCGGAAACCAACCAGACCAGCGAGAACGCCCCCAGCCACCGCGTTCTGGTCGGCCGCGCCGAGATCGGCGCCGCCTGGTCCAAGCAGTCCAACGAGGGCCGCGACTATCTGGGCCTCAAGCTCGACGATCCGAGCTTCACCGCTCCGATCTACGCCAACCTCTTCGACGACGAGGACGGCGGTTTCAGCCTCATCTGGTCCCGTCCCACCCGCCGCAACGGCGACTGA
- a CDS encoding DNA adenine methylase translates to MPETHPSLTQTGRYSPLRYPGGKGKLARFMKEIVRSNGLSDGRYVEPYAGGAAVAWELLLTGVVRRVSINDISLPIFAFWHSVLNSTNDLCRMIHDCPLTMDEWDKQKEIFRRPDEADNLSLGFSFYFLNRTNRSGILNGGVIGGRGQTGKWKIDARFNKPDLISRIEKIASLRDRIELTNLDAVKFIEINAKRFGNRTLLYIDPPLFRQRTFSIL, encoded by the coding sequence ATGCCAGAAACACATCCATCGCTCACTCAAACCGGCCGTTACTCCCCACTTCGTTATCCCGGTGGCAAAGGAAAACTCGCACGCTTCATGAAGGAGATTGTGCGCTCAAACGGCTTGTCGGATGGCCGCTATGTCGAACCGTATGCGGGCGGCGCTGCGGTCGCCTGGGAACTCCTGCTTACCGGCGTGGTACGCCGCGTTTCAATCAATGACATCAGCCTGCCGATATTCGCATTCTGGCATAGTGTCCTGAACTCGACAAATGATCTTTGCAGGATGATCCATGACTGCCCGCTGACCATGGATGAGTGGGACAAACAAAAGGAAATATTCCGACGACCGGATGAAGCCGACAATCTCAGTCTAGGTTTCTCTTTCTACTTTTTGAACCGAACGAACCGATCTGGAATCTTGAATGGCGGCGTCATTGGCGGCCGTGGCCAGACCGGAAAATGGAAAATCGACGCCCGTTTCAACAAACCCGACCTCATTTCTCGGATCGAGAAAATTGCATCGCTGAGGGATCGGATCGAGTTGACCAATCTCGACGCGGTGAAGTTCATCGAGATTAATGCCAAGCGTTTCGGGAATAGAACGCTTCTATATATCGACCCCCCCTTATTTCGACAAAGGACGTTTTCTATATTATGA
- a CDS encoding DUF2493 domain-containing protein codes for MTSEHDDGFEPHHASSPTDHVLTELQLYGYRPFQDEPDPRPLPEGNIVAGAIADIFDALIATLEDTRLEPDLDDLLWSTVNLFHRATGRIERELDDNEQAQRRGQREQDGSEVKSVELERLTAEGQTLIERRNAFELMRDQAAEHFDRHTGSSWRPRSGSMVNHRAMTSAMIDSRDFLAAKRRAETEVLLPAGPKIAFTGGLEFNDHHLIWAKLDQVHAKHPDMVLLHGGSPKGAERIAARWADQRKVPQVAFKPDWTRHAKAAPFKRNDSMLAVLPIGVMVFPGTGIQDNLADKARKLGIPVWKFGSGGA; via the coding sequence ATGACGAGCGAACACGACGACGGCTTCGAGCCTCACCACGCCTCATCCCCCACCGACCATGTCCTCACCGAACTCCAGCTCTACGGATACCGCCCCTTCCAGGACGAACCCGATCCGAGGCCACTCCCGGAGGGGAACATCGTCGCCGGGGCCATCGCCGATATCTTCGACGCCCTGATCGCCACACTCGAGGACACCCGCCTCGAGCCCGACCTCGATGACCTCCTCTGGTCGACCGTCAACCTCTTCCATCGGGCCACCGGCCGGATCGAGCGCGAGCTCGACGACAACGAGCAGGCGCAGCGCCGCGGCCAGCGCGAACAGGACGGCTCGGAGGTCAAGTCGGTCGAACTGGAGCGCCTCACCGCCGAAGGGCAGACCCTGATCGAGCGCCGCAACGCCTTCGAGCTGATGCGCGACCAGGCCGCCGAGCACTTCGACCGCCACACCGGGTCATCCTGGCGGCCGCGTAGCGGATCGATGGTCAACCATCGCGCCATGACCTCGGCGATGATCGACAGCCGCGATTTCCTCGCCGCCAAGCGCCGGGCCGAGACCGAGGTGCTGCTGCCGGCGGGACCGAAGATCGCCTTCACCGGCGGACTCGAGTTCAATGACCACCACCTGATCTGGGCCAAGCTCGATCAGGTCCACGCCAAACACCCCGACATGGTGCTGCTGCACGGCGGATCGCCGAAGGGCGCCGAGCGCATCGCCGCCCGCTGGGCCGACCAGCGCAAGGTGCCGCAGGTCGCCTTCAAGCCTGACTGGACCCGTCACGCCAAGGCGGCGCCGTTCAAGCGCAACGACTCCATGCTGGCGGTGTTGCCGATCGGCGTGATGGTGTTCCCCGGCACCGGCATCCAGGACAATCTCGCCGACAAGGCCCGCAAGCTTGGCATTCCGGTCTGGAAGTTCGGCAGCGGCGGCGCGTGA
- a CDS encoding toprim domain-containing protein: MARHDASELARRLARQAEAVCRHYLPAGHREGRYWLVGDVQGTPGRSMFVRLKGPESGKGAAGKFTDAATGEHGDLLDVIRESCGLVDFKDVADEARTFLNLPHSEPAPQPRHRPTCAPTGSPEAARRLFAMSQPITGTVAEAYLRKRGITALHGAGSLRFHPRCYYRPDEHSPTETWPAMIASVTDLAGRITGAHRTWLSADGGGKAPIDTPRRAMGNLLGHAVRFSVAHDVIAAGEGIETILSLHCVLPHMPMVAALSAAHLAAVLFPAALRRLYIVRDDDPAGDGARDSLIERANAAGIEAIVLSPVLGDFNEDLRTFGIDALRAAVRQQLAPEDVARFLALAA; the protein is encoded by the coding sequence ATGGCTCGCCACGACGCTTCCGAACTGGCGCGGCGCCTTGCTCGCCAGGCCGAGGCGGTGTGCCGGCACTATCTGCCCGCCGGTCATCGCGAGGGCCGCTACTGGCTGGTCGGCGATGTGCAGGGCACGCCGGGTCGCTCCATGTTCGTCCGGCTCAAGGGACCGGAGTCTGGCAAGGGCGCGGCGGGCAAATTTACCGACGCCGCTACCGGCGAGCATGGCGACCTGCTCGACGTCATTCGCGAGAGCTGCGGGCTGGTCGACTTCAAGGACGTCGCCGACGAGGCGCGGACTTTCCTCAATCTGCCGCATTCCGAACCGGCGCCGCAACCGAGGCATAGGCCGACGTGCGCGCCAACCGGATCGCCGGAGGCCGCACGCCGACTCTTCGCCATGTCGCAGCCGATTACGGGCACAGTCGCAGAAGCGTACTTACGGAAGCGCGGCATCACGGCTTTGCACGGAGCCGGATCGCTCCGCTTCCACCCGCGCTGCTATTATCGGCCCGACGAGCATTCCCCGACCGAGACCTGGCCGGCGATGATCGCTTCCGTCACCGACCTCGCAGGCCGGATCACCGGCGCGCACCGCACCTGGCTCTCCGCCGATGGCGGCGGCAAGGCGCCGATCGACACACCGAGGCGGGCAATGGGCAACCTTCTCGGCCATGCGGTCCGGTTCAGCGTGGCGCATGACGTGATAGCGGCGGGAGAAGGCATCGAGACGATCCTGTCGCTGCACTGTGTCCTGCCCCACATGCCGATGGTCGCCGCGCTTTCGGCCGCCCACCTTGCCGCCGTCCTGTTCCCGGCGGCACTCCGCAGACTCTACATCGTCCGCGACGACGATCCGGCCGGCGATGGCGCGCGCGACAGCCTGATCGAGCGGGCGAACGCCGCCGGGATCGAGGCGATCGTGCTGTCGCCGGTGCTCGGGGACTTCAACGAGGATCTCCGCACCTTCGGCATCGACGCTCTGCGGGCAGCGGTCCGCCAGCAGCTCGCCCCGGAGGACGTCGCCCGTTTTCTCGCCCTGGCGGCATAG
- a CDS encoding DUF4326 domain-containing protein: MGVPAAAVYIGRGSKWGNPFRIGPDGDRAAVIAKYERWLADRHHLLRELDELRGRDLVCFCAPRTCHGDLLLRLANATREERIAWWRAVKAAAARGRGRPGRV; the protein is encoded by the coding sequence GTGGGCGTGCCGGCGGCCGCCGTCTACATTGGCCGCGGCTCGAAATGGGGCAATCCGTTCCGGATCGGCCCCGACGGCGACCGCGCCGCCGTCATCGCGAAGTACGAGCGCTGGCTGGCCGATCGGCATCATCTCTTGCGCGAACTCGACGAACTGCGCGGCCGTGATCTCGTCTGCTTCTGCGCGCCGCGTACGTGCCACGGCGATCTGCTGCTGCGGCTCGCCAACGCGACGCGCGAAGAGCGCATCGCGTGGTGGCGCGCGGTGAAGGCGGCGGCGGCGAGAGGGAGAGGACGGCCGGGACGGGTTTGA
- a CDS encoding DUF6117 family protein translates to MSIPHHASANFETLLRAAADGNLALMECADAITGEPRYVICAVGRDGADFVFAPFGHLAGGNPFDAYVPPSATLPDEPPP, encoded by the coding sequence ATGAGCATCCCCCATCACGCAAGTGCCAATTTCGAAACGCTGCTCCGGGCGGCGGCGGACGGCAACCTCGCGCTCATGGAGTGCGCCGACGCCATCACCGGAGAGCCGCGCTACGTCATCTGTGCCGTCGGTCGCGACGGCGCGGACTTCGTGTTCGCGCCGTTCGGCCATCTCGCCGGCGGCAATCCCTTCGACGCCTACGTGCCGCCGTCCGCAACCCTGCCGGACGAGCCGCCTCCCTGA